In the genome of Candidatus Methylomirabilota bacterium, one region contains:
- a CDS encoding ABC transporter ATP-binding protein — MAPLLQVERCTKRFGGLVANRDVSLSIEAREIVGLIGPNGAGKTTLFNCISGALHPDEGRIALNGTDISRARPERVCHLGIARTWQVVRSFGRMTVLENVICGALRRTNRMGPARARALELLAFTGLAGKEDVVAAALTLADKKRLEITRALATGPHLLLLDEAMSGLTPFETTAAVELVRRIHGELGLAICVVEHVMEVVMPLSHRVVVLDHGEKLTEGPPAEVARDDRVITAYLGDRYRGRH, encoded by the coding sequence ATGGCCCCGCTGCTGCAGGTCGAGCGCTGCACCAAGCGGTTCGGTGGCCTGGTGGCCAACCGTGACGTCTCGCTCAGCATCGAGGCGCGCGAGATCGTGGGCCTCATCGGCCCCAACGGCGCCGGCAAGACCACGCTGTTCAACTGCATCAGCGGCGCGCTCCACCCGGACGAGGGCCGCATCGCCCTGAACGGGACCGACATCTCCCGCGCGCGCCCCGAGCGCGTCTGCCATCTGGGCATCGCGCGGACCTGGCAGGTGGTGCGGAGCTTCGGGCGCATGACCGTGCTGGAGAACGTCATCTGCGGCGCGCTGCGGCGGACGAACCGCATGGGCCCGGCGCGCGCCCGCGCGCTCGAGCTGCTGGCCTTCACCGGCCTGGCCGGCAAGGAAGACGTGGTGGCCGCGGCGCTGACCCTGGCCGACAAGAAGCGGCTCGAGATCACGCGCGCCCTGGCCACCGGCCCGCACCTGCTGCTGCTGGACGAGGCCATGTCCGGGCTCACCCCGTTCGAGACCACCGCCGCCGTCGAGCTGGTGCGCCGCATCCACGGCGAGCTCGGGCTGGCCATCTGCGTGGTCGAGCACGTCATGGAAGTGGTGATGCCGCTGTCGCACCGCGTGGTCGTGCTCGACCACGGCGAGAAGCTCACGGAAGGGCCGCCCGCGGAGGTGGCGCGCGACGACCGCGTGATCACCGCGTACCTGGGAGATCGCTACCGTGGCCGCCACTGA
- a CDS encoding branched-chain amino acid ABC transporter permease, translating to MIWAIAALIALLYPIAFERSGYIYYETVGFLVLLNAMLGIGWNIIGGWAGQFDFGPSIFFAIGAYTAALLSIHLGWNAWLALVGAIVVSVAICAAVTWPVTRLRGHYFAIATVAMWMIAQPIGATWQFINGSQGLFIPVAAGGSFVHGMLTMEFPGRGKGLGFYYLCLVLFVITLLGARAVERSKLGFYFRAVRDDQDGAEAIGIDSRLYKVIARCLMAAVFAAGGTLYGFWALAVFPDQVLEVNWNILPMMAAVVGGLGRLWGPVLGAIILIPISQLMTATLGAGPLAGRGIDLIIYGAVIMLIAGWRPNGLLSLPWAEWAARLRGGPAARPVKG from the coding sequence GTGATCTGGGCGATCGCCGCCCTCATCGCCCTGCTCTATCCGATCGCCTTCGAGCGGAGCGGCTACATCTACTACGAGACGGTCGGCTTCCTGGTGCTGCTCAACGCCATGCTCGGCATCGGGTGGAACATCATCGGCGGCTGGGCCGGCCAGTTCGATTTCGGGCCGAGCATCTTCTTCGCGATCGGCGCCTACACCGCCGCGCTCCTGTCCATCCATCTCGGCTGGAACGCGTGGCTGGCCCTGGTCGGGGCCATCGTGGTCTCGGTGGCCATCTGCGCGGCGGTCACCTGGCCGGTCACCCGGCTGCGCGGCCACTACTTCGCGATCGCCACCGTGGCGATGTGGATGATCGCGCAGCCCATCGGGGCAACCTGGCAGTTCATCAACGGCAGCCAGGGCCTGTTCATTCCGGTGGCCGCCGGCGGCAGCTTCGTGCACGGCATGCTCACCATGGAGTTCCCCGGCCGCGGCAAGGGCCTCGGGTTCTACTACCTGTGCCTGGTGCTCTTCGTCATCACGCTGCTCGGGGCCCGCGCGGTCGAGCGGTCCAAGCTCGGCTTCTATTTCCGCGCGGTCCGCGACGATCAGGACGGCGCCGAGGCCATCGGCATCGACAGCCGGCTCTACAAGGTGATCGCCCGCTGCCTCATGGCCGCGGTCTTCGCGGCCGGCGGCACCCTCTACGGCTTCTGGGCGCTGGCCGTCTTCCCGGATCAGGTGCTCGAGGTGAACTGGAACATCCTGCCGATGATGGCCGCGGTGGTCGGCGGCCTGGGCCGGCTGTGGGGACCCGTCCTCGGCGCGATCATCCTGATCCCGATCTCCCAGCTGATGACCGCCACCCTCGGAGCGGGCCCGCTGGCCGGCCGCGGCATCGACCTGATCATCTACGGAGCGGTCATCATGCTGATCGCGGGCTGGCGGCCCAACGGGCTGCTCTCGCTGCCGTGGGCCGAGTGGGCGGCCCGCTTGCGCGGCGGGCCGGCCGCGCGCCCGGTGAAGGGCTGA
- a CDS encoding branched-chain amino acid ABC transporter permease — protein MTLFLQAVADGLQMGLLYALVAVGLAIIWGLMEMINFAHGEFMMLGMFGAWGLSVWLGWDPLVSMVPIAILMYLLGVLVYRLLMQRVQRGEIFTQIFATVGLFFFIQNGVVALFTSDYRFIERSLLTGLSGANLTIGGLRIGIPLLVGGLIALALFLLLYLLIDRTDFGLAMQATAEDRDAAMLVGIRPQRMYAVAWGLGTALVAVAGVILANFFSVYPQAGLSFTVMAYAIVALGGFGSILGTLMAALVVGVVQSVTAAYLPPAFKDAFVFGSYILIGLFRPQGLFGRF, from the coding sequence GTGACGCTCTTTCTCCAGGCGGTGGCCGATGGGCTCCAGATGGGGCTGCTCTACGCGCTCGTCGCGGTGGGGCTCGCCATCATCTGGGGCCTGATGGAGATGATCAACTTCGCCCACGGCGAGTTCATGATGCTCGGCATGTTCGGGGCGTGGGGGCTCAGCGTCTGGCTGGGCTGGGACCCCCTCGTCTCGATGGTCCCGATCGCGATCCTGATGTACCTGCTCGGCGTCCTCGTCTACCGCCTGCTCATGCAGCGCGTGCAGCGCGGGGAGATCTTCACCCAGATCTTCGCCACCGTCGGTCTGTTCTTCTTCATCCAGAACGGGGTGGTCGCGCTCTTCACCAGTGACTACCGGTTCATCGAGCGGAGCCTCCTCACCGGCCTCAGCGGGGCCAACCTCACCATCGGCGGCCTGCGCATCGGCATCCCGCTGCTGGTGGGCGGCCTCATCGCACTCGCCCTCTTCCTGCTCCTCTATCTGCTGATCGACCGCACCGACTTCGGCCTGGCCATGCAGGCCACCGCCGAGGATCGGGACGCCGCGATGCTGGTGGGCATCCGGCCGCAGCGCATGTATGCGGTGGCCTGGGGCCTCGGCACCGCGCTGGTGGCCGTCGCGGGCGTGATCCTCGCCAATTTCTTCTCGGTGTACCCGCAGGCCGGGCTGTCGTTCACGGTCATGGCCTACGCCATCGTGGCCCTCGGCGGCTTCGGCAGCATCCTGGGCACGCTGATGGCGGCGCTCGTGGTCGGCGTGGTCCAGAGCGTCACCGCCGCCTACCTGCCGCCCGCGTTCAAGGACGCCTTCGTCTTCGGGTCGTACATCCTGATCGGCCTCTTCCGGCCCCAGGGGCTGTTTGGCCGCTTCTAG
- a CDS encoding ABC transporter substrate-binding protein, with translation MRILRLVIAIAVLSFVAVQLNPGARAAGPVTEVLIGELLPLTGNFASLGQQYLWAGQTVEDIVNNDYPDLQVPLGPGKGFSGLGGAKMTLVVRDDQSRGEQARTLAEQLITVNKVHWLNGEGTSGNTSIIQPLVDSYGIPMSCHACASPTLTDKGFKWFFRTGPNDRTMVASVFQFLKEWPSKGGPGDLKTIALFTCDNLFCQDNRKIAADLAEKGGYKIVADLTTKTGATTLASEVQRLQSANPDVLFFVQYPAETTVFQADARRAGYMPKVVATSNGAYSDQTWLTAQKANNGAVGWLGRDPTAIDLASKKPSWKKVNEIYKKYSRGQDMGELAMREITGMLWMADTINRAKSVEPAALAKAANETNMKPDQMIIDYKGIKFDANRQNELATGVVTQIGWDDEKHTIWPWDLATQAGFKTIFPSPSWQERESKTKK, from the coding sequence ATGCGGATTCTCCGCCTCGTCATCGCGATCGCGGTCCTGTCGTTCGTCGCGGTCCAGCTGAACCCGGGCGCCCGGGCCGCCGGACCGGTCACCGAGGTCCTGATCGGTGAACTGCTCCCGCTCACCGGCAACTTCGCGAGCCTGGGCCAGCAGTATCTCTGGGCCGGGCAGACCGTGGAAGACATCGTCAACAACGACTACCCGGATCTGCAGGTCCCGCTGGGACCGGGCAAGGGCTTCTCCGGCCTGGGCGGCGCCAAGATGACGCTGGTGGTGCGGGACGACCAGAGCCGTGGCGAGCAGGCCCGCACGCTGGCCGAGCAGCTCATCACGGTCAACAAGGTGCACTGGCTCAACGGCGAGGGTACGAGCGGCAACACCTCGATCATCCAGCCGCTGGTGGACAGCTACGGCATCCCGATGAGCTGCCACGCCTGTGCCTCGCCGACCCTCACCGACAAGGGCTTCAAGTGGTTCTTCCGCACCGGCCCCAACGACCGCACCATGGTGGCCAGCGTGTTCCAGTTCCTCAAGGAGTGGCCGAGCAAGGGCGGCCCCGGGGACCTCAAGACGATCGCGCTGTTCACGTGTGACAATCTCTTCTGCCAGGACAACCGCAAGATCGCGGCCGACCTCGCCGAGAAGGGCGGCTACAAGATCGTGGCCGACCTCACCACCAAGACCGGCGCCACCACGCTCGCGTCGGAGGTCCAGCGGCTGCAGTCGGCCAACCCGGACGTGCTCTTCTTCGTGCAGTACCCGGCGGAGACGACCGTCTTCCAGGCCGACGCCCGGCGCGCCGGCTACATGCCCAAGGTGGTCGCGACCAGCAACGGCGCCTACTCCGACCAGACCTGGCTGACCGCGCAGAAGGCCAACAACGGCGCGGTGGGCTGGCTCGGGCGCGATCCGACCGCCATCGACCTGGCCAGCAAGAAACCGTCGTGGAAGAAGGTCAACGAGATCTACAAGAAGTACAGCCGCGGCCAGGACATGGGCGAGCTGGCCATGCGCGAGATCACCGGCATGCTCTGGATGGCCGACACCATCAACCGCGCGAAGTCGGTGGAGCCGGCCGCGCTGGCCAAGGCGGCCAACGAGACGAACATGAAGCCCGACCAGATGATCATCGACTACAAGGGCATCAAGTTCGACGCCAACCGCCAGAACGAGCTGGCCACCGGCGTGGTCACCCAGATCGGCTGGGACGACGAGAAGCACACGATCTGGCCGTGGGACCTCGCCACGCAGGCCGGCTTCAAGACCATCTTCCCTTCGCCGAGCTGGCAGGAGCGGGAGAGCAAGACGAAGAAATAG
- a CDS encoding LLM class flavin-dependent oxidoreductase, with protein sequence MRFSICVMADVDEIGFFSHAESLGYDSVWVTDSQMLFSDCYAVLALAAQQTRRIRLGPGVAICGTRIPPVHVAAMATLNRIAPGRVHLGVGTGNTATRSMGQPPMRIAGYDDYLRVLRGLLLGDAVEYAPHGARPGATRPIKMLIREKKYMSLEPRIPLYVSAFGPRAMELAGEHGDGVVFAIPPRGIAPAEALGHCRAGAARAGRTLDERFHTCALTNIVLLDPGEPADSERVIRTVGPNVMASVYYFYDRVHERGMDPPPFLRRIWSRYCALVEEVPREHRHFRTHEGHYTYLHPGEAELIDAELVRATCLVGEADELIERIRDLERGGLRELMFATGVDEKWRFSRELARRVMERY encoded by the coding sequence ATGCGCTTCTCCATCTGCGTGATGGCCGACGTCGACGAGATCGGGTTCTTCAGTCACGCCGAGTCCCTGGGGTACGACTCGGTCTGGGTGACGGACAGCCAGATGCTGTTCTCCGACTGCTACGCGGTGCTGGCCCTCGCGGCCCAGCAGACCCGACGCATCCGGCTGGGCCCGGGCGTGGCCATCTGCGGCACCCGCATCCCGCCGGTCCACGTGGCGGCCATGGCCACCCTGAACCGGATCGCGCCCGGCCGCGTGCATCTGGGCGTCGGCACGGGCAACACCGCGACGCGCAGCATGGGCCAGCCGCCCATGCGCATCGCCGGGTACGACGACTACCTGCGCGTGCTGCGCGGCCTGCTCCTCGGCGACGCCGTCGAGTACGCGCCGCACGGGGCGCGGCCCGGCGCGACGCGACCGATCAAGATGCTGATCCGCGAGAAGAAGTACATGAGCCTGGAGCCGCGCATCCCGCTCTACGTCTCCGCCTTCGGGCCCCGGGCCATGGAGCTGGCCGGCGAGCACGGCGACGGGGTCGTCTTCGCGATCCCGCCCCGCGGCATCGCCCCCGCCGAGGCGCTGGGCCACTGCCGAGCCGGGGCCGCCCGCGCCGGCCGCACGCTGGACGAGCGCTTCCACACCTGCGCGCTCACGAACATCGTGCTGCTCGACCCGGGCGAGCCGGCCGACTCCGAGCGGGTGATCCGCACGGTGGGGCCCAACGTGATGGCCAGCGTGTACTACTTCTACGATCGCGTGCACGAGCGCGGCATGGACCCGCCGCCGTTCCTGCGCCGCATCTGGAGCCGTTACTGCGCGCTGGTCGAGGAGGTGCCGCGCGAGCACCGGCACTTCCGCACCCACGAGGGGCACTACACTTACCTTCACCCGGGCGAGGCCGAGCTGATCGACGCCGAGCTGGTGCGGGCCACCTGCCTGGTCGGGGAGGCCGACGAGCTGATCGAGCGCATCCGGGATCTCGAGCGGGGCGGCCTGCGGGAGCTGATGTTCGCGACCGGCGTGGATGAGAAGTGGCGGTTCAGCCGGGAGCTCGCGCGGCGGGTGATGGAGCGATATTGA